From Amycolatopsis sp. cg9, one genomic window encodes:
- a CDS encoding phosphoribosylaminoimidazolesuccinocarboxamide synthase — translation MKKIHAGKVRDLYELDGGDILLVASDRVSVYDVALPTLIPDKGALLNQLSAWWFDKMAAVVPNHVVSTTDVPAEFAGRAMRCKPLKMVKVECIARGYLAGLGLREYQRDGKISGVALPPGLREGDKLPEPIFTPTTKESDTGHDEFMTFDEVLNDIGEDTAKRLRELTLEIYTKGAEHAAKQGVIIADTKLEFGFDADGTLTLGDEVLTSDSSRFWPADDWEPGRPQHAFDKQFVRDWSRGTGWDQTPPGPEIPADIVEQTRQRYTEVYERITGKTWVRG, via the coding sequence ATGAAGAAGATCCACGCGGGCAAGGTCCGCGACCTGTACGAGCTCGACGGCGGGGACATCCTGCTGGTCGCGTCCGACCGGGTCTCGGTCTACGACGTGGCGCTGCCGACGCTGATCCCGGACAAGGGCGCGCTGCTCAACCAGCTGTCCGCGTGGTGGTTCGACAAGATGGCCGCGGTCGTGCCGAACCACGTCGTGTCCACCACCGACGTGCCGGCGGAGTTCGCCGGGCGCGCGATGCGGTGCAAGCCGCTGAAGATGGTCAAGGTCGAGTGCATCGCCCGCGGCTACCTCGCCGGCCTGGGCCTGCGGGAGTACCAGCGTGACGGCAAGATCTCCGGCGTCGCGCTGCCGCCGGGCCTGCGCGAGGGCGACAAGCTGCCGGAGCCGATCTTCACGCCGACGACCAAGGAGTCCGACACCGGGCACGACGAGTTCATGACCTTCGACGAGGTCCTGAACGACATCGGCGAGGACACCGCGAAGCGGCTTCGCGAGCTGACGCTGGAGATCTACACGAAGGGCGCGGAGCACGCCGCGAAGCAGGGCGTCATCATCGCGGACACGAAGCTTGAGTTCGGGTTCGACGCCGACGGCACGCTGACCCTCGGCGACGAGGTGCTGACGTCGGACTCGTCGCGCTTCTGGCCCGCCGACGACTGGGAGCCGGGCCGGCCGCAGCACGCGTTCGACAAGCAGTTCGTCCGCGACTGGTCCCGCGGCACGGGCTGGGACCAGACCCCGCCCGGGCCGGAGATCCCGGCGGACATCGTCGAGCAGACGCGGCAGCGCTACACCGAGGTCTACGAGCGGATCACGGGGAAGACCTGGGTCCGTGGGTGA